A DNA window from Brenneria izadpanahii contains the following coding sequences:
- the lapG gene encoding cysteine protease LapG codes for MQYHLPRASYYKLFLICCLLLLLAGYLRADWDFPLITQRTEQLYGPASPEARRRINEWQALLTAQRNADEQKQLEAVNRFFNERLLFRDDTVIWNQDDYWASPIEALRKGAADCEDYAIAKYFTLRHLGVASDKLRITYVKALRLNKAHMVLTYYPTPTSIPLVLDNLTNNIQPATQRTDLLPVYSFNGEGLWLPGASGNKRVGDSKRLSRWQDLLTKMRAEGFSIEE; via the coding sequence GTGCAATACCACTTGCCTAGGGCATCCTATTACAAGCTTTTTCTGATCTGCTGTCTGTTGCTACTGCTGGCGGGCTACCTGCGCGCAGACTGGGACTTCCCGCTTATTACTCAGCGGACGGAACAGCTTTACGGTCCCGCTTCGCCAGAGGCCAGACGGCGAATTAATGAATGGCAGGCATTACTGACGGCTCAGCGTAATGCGGATGAACAAAAACAGTTGGAGGCGGTGAATCGTTTTTTTAATGAACGCTTGCTGTTTCGCGACGATACCGTCATATGGAATCAGGATGATTATTGGGCTAGTCCCATAGAGGCGCTGCGCAAAGGCGCGGCGGATTGCGAAGATTACGCTATCGCCAAATATTTCACTTTGCGCCATTTAGGCGTGGCAAGCGACAAACTGCGCATCACTTACGTCAAGGCGCTGCGTCTTAACAAGGCCCATATGGTGCTTACCTATTATCCGACGCCGACTTCAATTCCACTGGTGCTGGATAACCTGACGAACAACATCCAACCTGCGACCCAGCGCACCGACTTGCTGCCGGTTTACTCCTTTAATGGGGAGGGATTATGGCTACCGGGAGCAAGCGGCAACAAACGAGTGGGCGACAGCAAACGACTTTCACGCTGGCAGGATTTATTGACCAAAATGCGTGCTGAGGGATTTTCAATTGAGGAGTAG
- the purL gene encoding phosphoribosylformylglycinamidine synthase: MEILRGSPALSAFRINKLLVRCKEHFLPISDIYAEYVHFADVNAPLNNDELAKLTRLLKYGPSLAEHEPQGRLLLVTPRPGTISPWSSKATDIARNCGLSKVLRLERGLAFYIHAPTLSDDQWRQLGALLHDRMMESVFDEMQQAEQLFSHHQPAPLKRIEILLRGRQALEEANIRLGLALAEDEIDYLLEAFNKLGRNPTDIELYMFAQANSEHCRHKIFNADWVIDGVEQPKSLFKMIKNTFVHTPEYVLSAYKDNAAVMEGSAVGRFYADTQGNYDYHQGEAHILMKVETHNHPTAISPWPGAATGSGGEIRDEGATGRGSKPKAGLVGFSVSNLRIPGFEQPWEEDFGKPDRIVSALDIMTEGPLGGAAFNNEFGRPALTGYFRTYEERVDSHNGMELRGYHKPIMLAGGIGNIRADHVQKGEISIGAKLIVLGGPAMNIGLGGGAASSMASGQSDADLDFASVQRDNPEMERRCQEVIDRCWQLGEQNPILFIHDVGAGGLSNAMPELVSDGGRGGRFELRDILNDEPGMSPLEVWCNESQERYVLAVAPEQLALFDEICRRERAPYTVIGEATEEQHLTLNDRHFNNQPIDLPLDVLLGKTPKMLRDVERKQVEGAPLKRDGIYLAEAVERVLHLPVVAEKTFLITIGDRSVTGMVARDQMVGPWQVPVADCAVTTASLDSYYGEAMSIGERAPVALRNFAASARLAVGEALTNIAATHIGPLTRVKLSANWMAAAGHPGEDAGLYDAVKAIGEELCPALGLTIPVGKDSMSMKTRWQENGEERAITSPMSLVISAFARVEDVRNTVTPQLRTDQDNALLLIDLGAGRKALGATALAQVYRQLGQKTADVHDAQQLAGFFNAMQQLVADKALLAYHDRSDGGLLVTLAEMAFAGHCGVNTDIASQGDDTLATLFNEELGAVVQVPASRRAEVESVFAQHGLADCVHYLGRAEEGARFIITRGEEVIYRESRNTMRTWWAETTWQMQRLRDNPQCADQEHSAKQDDSDPGLNVALTFAPQEDIAAPYIASQVRPKVAVLREQGVNSHIEMAAAFHRAGFDAVDVHMSDLLAGRRDLNDFHALVACGGFSYGDVLGAGEGWAKSILFNPRVRDEFAAFFQRPQTLALGVCNGCQMMSNLRELIPGAELWPRFVKNKSERFEARFSLVTVEKSPSLFMNDMAGSRMPIAVSHGEGLVEVRDGAHLAALEQQSLVALRYVNNYGQATENYPANPNGSPNGITAVTSASGRATVMMPHPERVFRTVSNSWHPEEWGEDGPWMRMFRNARKQLG; the protein is encoded by the coding sequence ATGGAAATACTGCGTGGTTCACCTGCTTTGTCGGCTTTTCGTATTAATAAACTGCTTGTCCGGTGCAAAGAGCACTTTTTGCCGATTAGCGATATCTATGCCGAATACGTGCATTTTGCCGATGTCAATGCGCCACTGAACAACGATGAACTGGCCAAACTGACGCGATTGCTGAAATATGGCCCCTCTCTCGCTGAACATGAGCCGCAAGGCCGTTTGCTGTTGGTGACTCCCCGTCCCGGTACGATTTCCCCGTGGTCTTCCAAAGCGACCGATATCGCGCGTAACTGCGGATTGAGTAAAGTTTTACGTCTGGAGCGCGGCCTGGCTTTTTATATTCATGCGCCGACGCTGAGCGATGACCAGTGGCGACAACTGGGCGCGTTGCTGCATGACCGCATGATGGAAAGCGTTTTTGATGAAATGCAGCAGGCGGAGCAGCTATTCTCGCATCATCAACCCGCGCCGTTAAAACGTATTGAGATTTTGTTGCGCGGCCGTCAGGCGCTGGAAGAGGCGAATATCCGGTTGGGGCTGGCTCTGGCGGAAGATGAGATCGATTATCTGCTGGAGGCGTTCAATAAGCTGGGCCGTAACCCGACGGATATCGAGCTTTACATGTTCGCACAGGCGAACTCCGAACACTGCCGTCATAAAATCTTTAATGCCGACTGGGTGATAGACGGTGTGGAACAGCCGAAGTCGCTGTTTAAGATGATTAAGAACACCTTTGTCCATACGCCGGAATACGTGTTATCAGCCTATAAGGATAACGCCGCGGTTATGGAAGGTTCCGCCGTTGGCCGCTTCTATGCCGATACTCAGGGAAACTATGATTATCATCAGGGCGAAGCGCATATTCTGATGAAGGTGGAAACCCACAACCACCCGACCGCTATTTCACCCTGGCCGGGCGCGGCAACCGGCTCCGGCGGCGAAATTCGCGATGAGGGCGCGACAGGGCGCGGTTCTAAACCCAAGGCGGGCCTGGTCGGCTTCTCCGTATCAAACCTGCGTATTCCCGGTTTTGAACAACCGTGGGAAGAGGATTTCGGCAAGCCCGATCGTATCGTCAGCGCGCTGGATATCATGACTGAAGGCCCATTGGGCGGCGCGGCGTTTAATAATGAGTTTGGCCGTCCTGCGCTGACCGGATATTTCCGGACTTATGAAGAACGGGTGGACAGCCATAACGGTATGGAACTGCGCGGTTATCATAAGCCCATCATGCTGGCGGGCGGTATCGGCAATATTCGCGCCGATCACGTGCAGAAAGGCGAAATCAGCATCGGCGCCAAATTAATCGTGCTGGGCGGTCCGGCCATGAATATCGGGCTGGGGGGCGGGGCGGCATCGTCAATGGCTTCCGGCCAGTCTGACGCCGACCTGGATTTTGCTTCCGTTCAGCGCGATAACCCGGAAATGGAGCGCCGTTGTCAGGAAGTGATCGATCGCTGCTGGCAGTTAGGCGAACAGAATCCGATCCTGTTTATTCACGACGTGGGCGCCGGCGGTCTATCCAACGCCATGCCGGAACTGGTTAGCGACGGCGGCCGCGGCGGCCGTTTTGAACTGCGCGACATTTTGAATGACGAACCGGGCATGAGCCCGCTGGAAGTCTGGTGCAACGAGTCGCAAGAACGTTATGTATTGGCTGTCGCGCCGGAACAACTGGCGCTGTTTGATGAGATCTGCCGTCGTGAACGCGCGCCTTATACGGTGATTGGCGAGGCGACGGAAGAACAGCATCTGACGCTGAACGACCGCCATTTCAATAATCAGCCAATCGACCTGCCGCTGGATGTTTTGCTGGGCAAAACGCCGAAAATGCTGCGTGATGTTGAACGCAAACAGGTGGAGGGCGCCCCGTTAAAACGCGATGGCATTTATCTGGCTGAAGCCGTCGAGCGTGTGCTGCATCTGCCGGTGGTGGCGGAAAAAACCTTCCTGATTACCATTGGCGACCGTTCGGTTACCGGCATGGTCGCCCGCGATCAAATGGTCGGCCCGTGGCAGGTGCCGGTGGCCGACTGCGCGGTAACGACGGCGAGCCTGGACAGCTATTACGGTGAAGCGATGTCTATTGGTGAACGCGCGCCCGTGGCGTTGCGTAATTTCGCCGCATCCGCGCGCCTGGCGGTCGGCGAAGCATTAACCAATATTGCCGCGACCCATATCGGCCCGCTGACTCGCGTTAAGCTCTCGGCAAACTGGATGGCGGCAGCCGGTCATCCGGGAGAGGATGCCGGGCTTTACGATGCGGTGAAAGCGATTGGCGAAGAGCTTTGTCCGGCGCTGGGATTAACGATCCCTGTCGGTAAAGACTCTATGTCGATGAAAACCCGCTGGCAGGAAAACGGGGAAGAGCGAGCTATTACCTCGCCGATGTCGCTGGTGATTTCTGCTTTTGCCCGTGTGGAAGACGTTCGTAATACGGTGACGCCTCAGTTGCGTACCGATCAGGACAACGCCTTATTGCTGATCGACCTGGGCGCTGGGCGCAAAGCGCTGGGCGCTACGGCGCTGGCTCAGGTTTATCGTCAGTTAGGCCAAAAAACAGCGGATGTTCACGATGCGCAACAGCTAGCCGGCTTCTTTAACGCCATGCAGCAACTGGTGGCGGATAAAGCGCTGTTGGCCTATCACGACCGTTCTGACGGCGGTTTGTTGGTCACGCTGGCCGAGATGGCATTTGCCGGCCACTGCGGCGTGAATACTGATATCGCTTCGCAAGGCGACGATACGCTGGCTACGCTGTTCAATGAAGAACTGGGGGCGGTTGTCCAGGTTCCTGCTTCGCGTCGGGCGGAGGTGGAAAGCGTATTCGCTCAGCACGGCTTGGCGGACTGTGTCCACTATCTTGGCCGGGCCGAAGAGGGCGCCCGCTTTATTATTACGCGTGGCGAGGAAGTGATTTACCGCGAAAGCCGCAACACCATGCGTACCTGGTGGGCGGAAACCACCTGGCAGATGCAACGACTGCGCGATAATCCGCAGTGCGCCGATCAAGAACATAGCGCCAAACAGGATGACAGCGATCCCGGCTTGAATGTGGCGCTAACTTTTGCGCCGCAGGAAGATATTGCCGCGCCTTATATCGCCAGCCAGGTCCGTCCGAAAGTGGCGGTATTGCGTGAGCAAGGGGTTAATTCCCATATTGAAATGGCCGCTGCTTTCCACCGCGCCGGTTTTGACGCCGTCGACGTTCATATGAGCGATCTGCTGGCGGGCCGCCGGGATCTGAACGATTTCCATGCGCTGGTTGCCTGCGGCGGTTTCTCTTATGGCGACGTACTGGGCGCGGGTGAAGGTTGGGCGAAGTCCATTCTTTTCAATCCTCGAGTTCGCGATGAGTTCGCGGCGTTTTTCCAGCGTCCGCAGACGTTGGCGTTAGGGGTATGTAACGGCTGCCAGATGATGTCGAATCTGAGAGAGCTGATCCCCGGAGCCGAACTCTGGCCGCGTTTCGTCAAGAATAAATCGGAGCGTTTCGAAGCCCGCTTTAGTCTGGTGACGGTCGAGAAGAGCCCGTCGTTGTTTATGAACGACATGGCGGGTTCGCGTATGCCTATCGCTGTTTCACACGGCGAAGGTTTGGTTGAGGTCCGCGATGGCGCTCATCTGGCCGCGCTGGAGCAGCAAAGCCTGGTGGCGTTACGCTATGTGAATAACTATGGTCAGGCGACGGAAAATTATCCCGCCAACCCGAACGGCTCGCCAAACGGCATCACCGCGGTGACCAGCGCCAGCGGCCGGGCTACGGTCATGATGCCGCACCCTGAGCGGGTATTCCGCACGGTCAGCAACTCCTGGCACCCGGAAGAGTGGGGGGAAGACGGCCCATGGATGCGTATGTTCCGCAACGCGCGTAAACAGCTGGGGTAA
- the yfhb gene encoding phosphatidylglycerophosphatase C has protein sequence MSDQPDLRIVFFDLDGTLHQQDMFGSFLRFLLRRLPLNLILVLPLLPVIGFGLLVYGRAARWPMSWLLWAITFGRDEEHLVQLEKQFVNDFRRQVTPFPQVQQRLTEYLQDTHAQVWLVTGSPQRLVEQVYHDSSFLPGVRLMGSQITRRGGGWILTLRCLGQEKVIQMEQRLGAPLRLYSGYSDSKQDNPLLYFCEHRWRVTPNGSLQQLE, from the coding sequence TTGAGTGACCAGCCAGACCTGCGCATTGTGTTTTTTGATTTAGACGGCACGCTGCATCAGCAGGATATGTTTGGTAGTTTTCTGCGCTTTCTGCTCAGGCGGTTACCGCTTAATCTTATTCTCGTTCTTCCATTATTGCCGGTTATCGGTTTTGGCTTGTTGGTTTATGGCCGCGCCGCCCGCTGGCCGATGAGCTGGCTGTTGTGGGCCATTACCTTTGGCCGCGATGAGGAACATCTGGTCCAGTTGGAAAAACAGTTTGTTAATGATTTCCGCCGCCAGGTAACGCCTTTCCCGCAGGTGCAGCAGCGGTTGACGGAGTATTTACAAGATACGCATGCTCAGGTTTGGCTGGTAACCGGTTCACCTCAACGTTTAGTTGAGCAGGTTTATCATGATTCCTCTTTTTTACCTGGCGTGCGGTTAATGGGGAGTCAGATAACGCGGCGCGGCGGCGGCTGGATATTGACGCTGCGTTGTTTGGGACAGGAAAAAGTCATTCAGATGGAGCAGCGTCTGGGGGCGCCGTTAAGGTTATATAGCGGCTACAGCGACAGCAAGCAGGATAATCCGCTGCTCTATTTTTGTGAGCACCGCTGGCGAGTGACGCCCAATGGCAGCCTGCAACAGTTGGAATAA
- the tadA gene encoding tRNA adenosine(34) deaminase TadA: MRHALTLAQRAQDEGEVPVGAVLVLDNQAIGEGWNRPIGHHDPTAHAEIMALRQGGAVLQNYRLLSTTLYVTLEPCIMCAGAMIHSRIGRLVYGAADEKTGAAGSLVDILRHPGMNHQITIDSGVLAAECSAMLSAFFRMRREQHKARRAAERKN, translated from the coding sequence ATGCGTCACGCGCTGACGCTGGCCCAACGCGCTCAGGATGAAGGCGAAGTGCCGGTCGGCGCGGTGCTGGTTCTGGATAATCAGGCGATAGGCGAGGGCTGGAATCGTCCCATCGGGCATCACGATCCCACCGCCCACGCTGAAATCATGGCGTTGCGTCAGGGCGGGGCGGTACTGCAAAACTACCGTCTTTTGAGTACCACCCTGTATGTGACGCTTGAACCCTGCATTATGTGCGCCGGCGCGATGATCCACAGCCGCATCGGCCGTCTGGTTTACGGCGCGGCGGATGAAAAAACCGGCGCGGCGGGATCGCTGGTGGATATTTTGCGGCATCCCGGTATGAATCATCAGATAACCATTGATTCCGGCGTGTTGGCGGCGGAGTGTTCCGCAATGCTGAGCGCTTTTTTCCGTATGCGGCGTGAGCAGCATAAAGCAAGGCGCGCGGCGGAAAGAAAAAACTGA
- the mltF gene encoding membrane-bound lytic murein transglycosylase MltF: MKRLKINYFFIGVIALLLALALWPNIPWRSSQDVQLRQILSRGELRISTVNSPLTHTISNGAPTGLDYELAKRFADYLGVKLVVSSRKNLDDLFDDLDNDDADILAAGLIYNHERLGRFRAGPTYYSVSQQLVYRLGNTRPKTMDKLKGRLAVTSGSAYISTLRDLKADKYPQLNWESASDLTTQELLKQVADGKLDYTLGDSVTVGLMQRIHPQLAVAFDLSDEEPVTWYMRRSHDDSLSAALLDFFSRIVEDGSLARLEEKYLGHVGEFDYVDTTTFLSAIDETLPDFQPLFEKHATDIDWKLLAAISYQESHWNPLATSPTGVRGLMMLTRNTAESLEVSDRLDPEQSIRGGAQYMSHMMQKMPDTIPEDEKIWFALAAYNMGYAHLLDARKLTAKQNGNPDSWVDVKIRLPMLSQKRYYAQTTYGYARGQQAYNYVENIRRYMVSLEGYLLEKEARAKLKLLSAQGYPAVPPDSVPD; this comes from the coding sequence TTGAAGCGTTTAAAGATAAATTATTTTTTCATTGGGGTTATCGCGTTACTGCTGGCGCTGGCTTTATGGCCAAATATCCCCTGGCGCAGCAGTCAGGACGTTCAGCTCAGACAGATCCTCTCACGCGGTGAGTTGCGTATCAGTACCGTCAATTCGCCATTGACTCACACTATCAGTAACGGCGCCCCGACAGGTCTTGACTATGAACTGGCTAAACGTTTCGCCGATTATCTCGGCGTCAAGCTGGTGGTTTCGTCGCGTAAAAATCTTGACGACCTGTTTGACGATCTGGATAACGACGATGCGGACATACTGGCGGCCGGACTGATTTACAACCATGAGCGTCTGGGGCGCTTTCGCGCCGGGCCGACCTACTATTCCGTTTCACAACAGTTGGTTTATCGTTTGGGGAATACCCGGCCCAAAACGATGGATAAATTAAAGGGACGCCTGGCTGTGACGTCGGGTTCTGCATATATCTCCACACTACGCGATTTGAAAGCGGACAAATATCCGCAGTTGAATTGGGAATCCGCGTCCGATCTGACCACGCAAGAATTGCTGAAACAGGTCGCTGACGGCAAACTCGACTACACGCTGGGGGACTCGGTAACCGTTGGATTAATGCAGCGGATTCATCCGCAGCTTGCCGTCGCCTTCGATCTCAGCGATGAAGAGCCGGTCACCTGGTATATGCGGCGCTCTCACGATGACAGTCTGTCGGCGGCGTTGCTGGATTTTTTCAGCCGTATCGTTGAGGATGGCTCCCTCGCCCGCCTGGAAGAAAAGTATTTGGGCCATGTCGGCGAATTTGATTACGTTGACACCACCACATTCCTCTCCGCCATCGACGAAACATTACCCGATTTCCAGCCGTTATTTGAAAAACATGCGACGGATATTGACTGGAAGTTGTTGGCGGCCATTTCCTATCAGGAGTCGCACTGGAATCCGCTGGCGACCTCGCCGACCGGCGTTCGCGGGCTGATGATGCTTACCCGCAATACCGCGGAAAGCCTGGAGGTTTCCGATCGCCTCGATCCTGAGCAAAGCATTCGCGGGGGCGCGCAATATATGTCCCATATGATGCAAAAAATGCCCGATACCATCCCCGAAGATGAGAAAATCTGGTTTGCGTTAGCGGCTTATAATATGGGATACGCCCACTTGCTGGACGCCCGTAAGCTGACGGCCAAACAGAACGGCAACCCTGATAGCTGGGTCGATGTAAAGATTCGTCTGCCCATGCTTAGCCAGAAACGTTACTACGCGCAGACCACTTACGGTTATGCGCGCGGACAGCAAGCCTATAACTACGTGGAGAACATTCGTCGCTATATGGTGAGCCTTGAAGGGTATCTGCTGGAGAAAGAGGCCAGGGCAAAACTGAAGCTGTTATCGGCGCAGGGTTATCCCGCCGTTCCGCCGGATAGTGTACCGGACTGA
- a CDS encoding tryptophan synthase subunit beta produces the protein MFYIQRDSNGHLIRVEERPFPEMNGELADGSTEALAWYESHKTAAAGLQQLRQSDLEMVRVLEDLIQVLIDKGVINITDFPPAAQLKLIGRAQAREALNGGLNKLISDDDDSMF, from the coding sequence ATGTTTTATATCCAGCGTGATAGCAACGGCCATCTAATCAGGGTTGAGGAGCGGCCTTTTCCCGAAATGAATGGCGAACTCGCTGACGGTTCGACAGAGGCATTGGCGTGGTATGAAAGCCATAAAACGGCGGCGGCCGGTTTACAGCAGTTGCGTCAAAGCGACCTGGAAATGGTGCGGGTTCTTGAAGATTTGATTCAGGTATTAATCGATAAAGGCGTCATCAATATTACTGATTTCCCGCCGGCGGCGCAGTTGAAACTGATTGGCCGGGCGCAGGCGCGTGAGGCGTTAAACGGCGGATTGAACAAGTTAATCAGCGACGATGACGACAGTATGTTCTGA
- a CDS encoding sensor histidine kinase yields MISLKRWRLFPRSLRQLVIMAFLLVLLPLLVLAYQAYQSLDTLSEQAAEINRTTSRDARRSEAMTSVALAMERSYRQYCVLDDQTLAKLYQDQRNQYSQMLDAHASVLPDQRYYQTLRQYLTQLTELHCHNSGPDQAASALLENFSRANGQMVQMTREVVFSRGQQLQQAIAERGHFFGWQSLLLFLVSLLLVFLFTRMIIGPVNGVERMINRLGEGRSLGNTSTFKGPREIRSLAQRIIWLSERLSWLESQRHEFLRHISHELKTPLASLREGTELLADEVVGPLTPDQKEVVSILDSSSRHLLQLIEQLLDYNRKLADAPTELERVEIEEIVDIVVSSHSLPARAKMMHTDIKLEAEFCWAETTLLMRVIDNLYSNAVHYGKESGNIWIYSRLTGNRVQIEVANSGTPIPDAEHSMIFEPFYQGSHQRKGAVKGSGLGLSIARDCIRRMHGELSLISVDYADVCFRIELPLTSENE; encoded by the coding sequence ATGATTTCCTTGAAACGATGGCGTTTATTCCCGCGTTCTCTGCGGCAGTTGGTCATTATGGCGTTTTTATTGGTGCTGTTGCCTTTATTGGTGCTGGCTTATCAAGCGTATCAAAGCCTGGATACGCTTAGCGAGCAGGCCGCAGAGATCAACCGCACGACGTCGAGGGATGCCCGGCGAAGCGAGGCGATGACCAGCGTAGCATTGGCTATGGAGCGTAGCTATCGCCAGTACTGCGTGCTGGATGATCAAACGCTGGCGAAACTCTACCAGGACCAGCGTAACCAGTATTCCCAAATGCTGGACGCGCACGCTTCCGTCTTACCCGATCAGCGCTATTATCAAACGCTGCGTCAATATTTAACCCAACTGACAGAATTACACTGCCACAATAGCGGTCCCGACCAGGCTGCATCCGCGCTGTTGGAAAATTTCTCCCGCGCAAATGGACAAATGGTTCAGATGACGCGCGAAGTGGTGTTTTCCCGTGGACAACAATTGCAGCAGGCGATTGCTGAACGCGGTCATTTTTTCGGTTGGCAATCGTTATTGCTGTTTCTGGTGAGTCTGTTGCTGGTCTTCCTGTTCACTCGAATGATCATCGGTCCGGTAAATGGCGTCGAGCGGATGATCAATCGTCTGGGGGAAGGGCGGTCTTTAGGGAATACCAGCACCTTTAAAGGTCCGCGTGAAATTCGCTCGTTGGCGCAGCGCATTATCTGGCTGAGCGAACGGCTTTCCTGGCTGGAGTCGCAACGGCATGAATTTCTCCGGCATATTTCCCATGAGTTGAAAACGCCGCTGGCAAGCCTGCGGGAAGGTACGGAACTGCTGGCTGATGAGGTAGTAGGTCCTCTGACGCCCGATCAGAAAGAAGTGGTGTCCATTCTGGACAGCAGTAGCCGGCATCTGCTGCAATTGATTGAACAGCTACTGGACTATAATCGCAAACTGGCGGATGCGCCGACGGAGCTGGAACGGGTCGAAATTGAAGAAATTGTCGATATCGTCGTATCGTCCCATAGTTTGCCGGCCAGAGCCAAAATGATGCATACCGATATTAAACTGGAAGCTGAATTCTGTTGGGCGGAAACGACGCTATTGATGCGTGTAATCGACAATCTCTATTCCAATGCGGTGCACTATGGCAAGGAATCCGGTAACATTTGGATCTATAGCCGTCTGACGGGTAATCGGGTTCAGATTGAGGTCGCCAATAGCGGCACGCCGATTCCCGATGCGGAGCATAGCATGATTTTCGAGCCCTTTTACCAGGGAAGCCATCAGCGTAAAGGCGCGGTAAAAGGCAGCGGGTTGGGGTTGAGTATCGCCCGGGATTGTATCCGCCGAATGCACGGCGAGCTAAGCCTGATATCCGTTGACTATGCAGATGTCTGTTTTCGTATTGAATTGCCATTAACTTCCGAGAATGAATAA
- the qseG gene encoding two-component system QseEF-associated lipoprotein QseG has translation MNAWFAAPFPLRIWFSAMFDASFSRMLKTVVMPSLLLLTISLLTACNNNAGGGISAYGLENLTPKEQVTDYRVAQCEHLWQVSDREAMDNALYWLRAMDCAGRLTQAQAREEAQLVAGGDWESAFKQGILLDNAGITPAERRQMLEKINLFRLDFPAALRPLIQTWRDRQTLFLALSDERLRYKRLQESTDKQLESLQTQQEHLQYQLETTRQKLENLTDIERQLSTRKQLSGEMPDNEPDHRNNAGAGRDSSHSAIPPKSDAEPAKADRTYTPPAESDTDK, from the coding sequence ATGAACGCATGGTTCGCCGCTCCTTTTCCGCTGCGCATTTGGTTTTCCGCCATGTTCGATGCGTCTTTCAGCCGTATGTTAAAGACCGTGGTGATGCCATCCTTGCTGTTATTGACGATATCGCTCCTGACTGCTTGTAACAATAATGCGGGGGGAGGCATATCGGCATATGGCCTGGAAAACCTAACGCCGAAAGAACAGGTCACCGATTATCGCGTGGCGCAGTGCGAGCATCTCTGGCAAGTGAGCGATCGGGAAGCCATGGATAACGCGCTGTACTGGCTGAGGGCGATGGATTGCGCCGGCCGGTTGACCCAGGCGCAGGCGCGGGAAGAGGCGCAGCTAGTGGCGGGCGGCGATTGGGAGAGCGCTTTCAAACAGGGCATTTTGCTGGATAATGCGGGCATCACGCCGGCGGAACGTCGGCAGATGTTGGAGAAGATCAATTTATTCCGCCTCGATTTTCCTGCGGCATTGCGTCCGCTGATACAGACCTGGCGCGACAGACAAACGCTGTTTCTGGCTTTATCCGATGAGCGCTTACGCTATAAGCGATTGCAGGAATCTACGGATAAACAGCTGGAGTCACTGCAAACTCAGCAAGAGCACCTACAATATCAGCTTGAGACGACAAGGCAGAAGCTGGAGAACCTGACGGATATCGAGCGCCAGCTTTCGACCCGTAAGCAGCTATCCGGGGAGATGCCTGATAACGAGCCCGATCATCGCAATAATGCGGGCGCGGGGCGTGATAGCTCGCATAGCGCCATACCGCCGAAATCGGATGCGGAACCGGCAAAAGCGGATCGGACTTACACGCCGCCGGCTGAATCTGATACAGATAAATAG